AATTTGCCTGTAAAGAGTCCCGGGGCTTTCCGCATAATAGAAATTGCACTGACTTTTCGAGTACCGGGATTGGAGCAATTTACGATGAATCTACCGATGAATACCACGGACTTATGGCTTGTCGGCCTGACGGCCGTCACCCTCCTTAACTTCATTCTGGTCATCGTTCTGTCTGTGCAGAAATCCAAACTGCGCCGTCAATTGAAACGATGGCAGGGCATACACGAGACTGCGGACCTTGATGCCATTTATGACCGAACCTTAAAGCGCGTTGAGGCTGCGGATGAGGTCCTTGCCAACCTGTCTGCGTCAGTCCATGCTGTAGAATTAGCTCTCAGGACAAAGGTCAGCACCCCGAAAGTTACACGATATAACGCGTTTTCGGATACTGGCAGTGACCTCAGTTTCTCGGTTGCTCTGGTTGACGATACGCAAACGGGGATTGTCATGTCATCCATCTACGGTCGGGAAGAGTCTCGCACTTATGGAAAACCTGTCGTGAATGGACAGTCTTCGTACCCGTTGACAGATGAAGAGGCTGAGGTCCTGTCGGTGGCACCTTCTGCATCTGGCAGAAGACCAGTGAAGACAGTGTAACCTAGGCGGGGCGGAGCGGATCGGCGGATGACAAGATTATTGCACTTCGTAGTGAATCGTGACGCAGGCCGAGGTCGGGCCTTGGCTGCGTGGGAAACCGTATCAAGGTCGATTGTGGAACAGGCGCAGGGTGGGGGGCTGGATGTGGATTTCACCCACTCTTTCGTTGGCGATGCGATTCCGTTTGCCAAACTAGCGCCAGAAACAGTTCTGGTCAGTGTCGGCGGTGATGGGTCGGTACATTACGTCGCTCAAGAGGCCATAAAAAGAGGATATGTGCTTGGCGTGGTACCCGCGGGCACCGGTAATGACTTTGCCCGCAACCTTGGATTGCCTTTGGATTTACCTGGAACTCTGCGCGTTCTGTTGTTCGGGGAACCTCACCAAGTCGATGCCATTCGGGTGAATCAGACGTACGTGTCCAACCTCGCGGGATACGGAATTGACGCTGAGGTCGTGCAGTGGATAGAGACTCACCCCTGGCTCAAAAAAATCGGCAGACTCGGATATGGTGTCGTGGTTCCCATCGTGCTTTGGAGACACCGTCCATTTGACGTCTCGGTTCTGGTGGATGACCATCAGATGAAATCTTTTCCCAAGGCCTCGATATTTGCAATTGCCAACGGATCGCGCTTTGGCGGTGGTATGCGCATTGCGCCCACGGCCAGTCCGTACGACGGGGAGCTAAATCTCGTGGTAGGGACAGGGTTGTCCAAACTGGCCATCCTACGACTGTTCCCTCGGATTTACAGAGGGACACATGTTACGCACCCAGCCGTGACCTGCTTGACTGGCCACCGCTTTCAAATTGAGTTCAGCGGGGCTCCGACGGCAGCTGAATACGATGGGGAAATGTACCCGTTTCCTCAGCATGCGCAAGTGAACCTTGAATCAGGTCTTCGAATCCTGCTGCCACCGAATCATTCAAGGCTGTAACGGCCTCTACTGCCACGGTGCATCATTTGCGCCCACGAGGCGCTGCCGCGTCTGGAATCGACGGAGACTCGACTTGAGCGCTTCTACGACAATATCACTCATTTTCATGACCACGTTCAACCTTGTGTTCTGAAGTACAAAGTACTCCATAAACCCACTAACATTCACAACCCCCGTGATTGTGAAATCACCAAACTCCGGAAGCGACTTTTTGACGCCAGCTCCAGGCCTCAAGGGTCCTTCTTCAACGATAATTTGGCCCACATGGTCGAATTTCCCCAAACAAGCATCCACCGCAAGGATAAAGGGGTCTTTCAGATTCGCGTTGCGAATTGTTTCCAGCGTCGCTGCAAGGTTGACAGCATGTACAGGTTCCTCCAAGCTCCCATACACTCGGACATCTCGAAGTCCCGACAGTTTTGATCCGACGATGGGTCCGAAGGCGTCACCAGTCGATCGGTCCGTTCCGACACACACGATGACGATATCACGTCCAGCAGCATACTCGAACACTGCTTCTAGGGCACGGGACAGGACGATGACGGCCATGTCGTCCTCAAACGACACTCGATGCGTTGGGAATAAGTGTGCAGAAAACTCGTTCAGGTCGGTTGGACGGGTCACTCGAACATCCTCCTAGGCCCGGAATATTCCCAGTATACGTTCGCGTATCGTGAACTATACCTGTCCTATATCGTTTCGAAATACACTAGGGGGACTAGCCAGTGATTGATATCGCGCTGCTTGTACAGTTAACATGGATTTTTGTTTGGTTGTCGCGGAAAAATTCGCAAGATGCACTCGTCTATGGTGGTGGTATTGTCTCTGCAGGTTATGTTGCCTGGCAAACCACGGGCTGGGTATCCAACCTGATGACGTCTCCCTCGAATGCCGCCTTCTTGTGGTTAGAACAGCACATGACCTCCGGCACCCAGGCCGTCGCGATTCTAAGCCAATTTTTGCCGCCCCAGCCCGTGACAACAACACTCTCGCAGACACGTTTTATATCCTTGCACGTGGCGCGCACCTTAATCTTTTGCACCATCACGATAGCTGTGTTTCTGACGTTCTCTATCATCACCCTGCTTCGTCGTGCCATCTGGGACAATACGTCACACTCTGCTCACGCGGCTGAAGAACGGTCCGGCGTGACTTCCCTCGTGGCACTCCTGTGCAGCATGTACGCCTGTATCATCAGCCTGATGTTCATCTCAGATGTCGCCTGGGTTGGGCCGTTTCACCTCTTGGCACCGTATATTCGCCA
The Alicyclobacillus curvatus genome window above contains:
- the yyaC gene encoding spore protease YyaC; the encoded protein is MAVIVLSRALEAVFEYAAGRDIVIVCVGTDRSTGDAFGPIVGSKLSGLRDVRVYGSLEEPVHAVNLAATLETIRNANLKDPFILAVDACLGKFDHVGQIIVEEGPLRPGAGVKKSLPEFGDFTITGVVNVSGFMEYFVLQNTRLNVVMKMSDIVVEALKSSLRRFQTRQRLVGANDAPWQ
- a CDS encoding diacylglycerol kinase family lipid kinase — encoded protein: MTRLLHFVVNRDAGRGRALAAWETVSRSIVEQAQGGGLDVDFTHSFVGDAIPFAKLAPETVLVSVGGDGSVHYVAQEAIKRGYVLGVVPAGTGNDFARNLGLPLDLPGTLRVLLFGEPHQVDAIRVNQTYVSNLAGYGIDAEVVQWIETHPWLKKIGRLGYGVVVPIVLWRHRPFDVSVLVDDHQMKSFPKASIFAIANGSRFGGGMRIAPTASPYDGELNLVVGTGLSKLAILRLFPRIYRGTHVTHPAVTCLTGHRFQIEFSGAPTAAEYDGEMYPFPQHAQVNLESGLRILLPPNHSRL
- a CDS encoding DUF4446 family protein; this translates as MNLPMNTTDLWLVGLTAVTLLNFILVIVLSVQKSKLRRQLKRWQGIHETADLDAIYDRTLKRVEAADEVLANLSASVHAVELALRTKVSTPKVTRYNAFSDTGSDLSFSVALVDDTQTGIVMSSIYGREESRTYGKPVVNGQSSYPLTDEEAEVLSVAPSASGRRPVKTV